The following is a genomic window from Colletotrichum lupini chromosome 5, complete sequence.
TCTCGGCGTAGGGCTTCTTTCAGATCCCCTCCAGTATGATGAGCGGTTGTTCGTATTTGACTGTGACATACGAGAGCCGGTAATGGTTGAAAGCGTCCTCGATTGTCTCATCTTTTGTACAGCAGAGTTGAAATAACCCCTGCTGCGTCGATTGTCCTCAGGCTTCTTTAAATCCCCAACCGATGATCCGTCTCTGCTGTGAGCCCCTCCGTTCATCACAAACGATCCAGGTACTGGTTCCGATATGCTGTTTTTGAAGTTCTCGTGGATCGATTCTCGCTTTTGCCTCCTCCGGCAACATATGATTAAGAGGACAACAATGGCGAGGAATAGAAGTGGTAAGAGAATCGCCAGTGCGATGTAACCAGCTTTCAAGCCTTGTTGCGGGTCGCTTGTAGGCGCGGGACTTGTTGGCTTAGTAGAAGATGTGGGAGAATCGGTGGTAGTAGTGGCTGGTAGAGGTAAGACTTCCAAGTCTGCCGTCACCGTCTCGGTCTCCTCTGAGCTTTTTGATGCCGCCTTGACGTTGACTGTAATATTCTCGGGGGATGTAGTCTTGGGCGGCATTCCCGATATGACCAAGCCATCGACATTGACCCAGTCTGCTGAGGAGTCGATACTTAGATCAATGTCTGAAGGCGTCCATAGATACGGTTCCACGTCGAAGGTGAAGTTCTTTCCCGGTGTCGCCTCGATGCTCAAGCTTGTGTTCCGGAAGATTCGCGTAACGACGAACACCGATAGAATAATGTCAAGAGTATCAGAGTATACATCCCGGAAAGTGAGCGTAGAGTTTGAAGATTTTGCATCCTCGGGGGGATTACCCTGGATTTcgaaagtattattatcgaCCGAGAGCCAGCTCGGAAGGCCGGATACGGTGAGGTTCAGCTCGGATGGCGTTGTAGAATTCCCATCCAACCTGATACTACCGGCGAGTGCCGTATATGACACATTCGTCCCGCGCGTTGCGTTGATTTCGATGGTAGGCGTGTCTGTTGTCAATCTGTGGGCACCAACAACGATGGAGAACACAACGGAAACAGCCGAGAATCCGATAATGTCAGAACCAACGAGGCTGAAGTCGAATTTTTGGGGCGGCTGGACGAGAGACTCGAATGGTGGTGTTTTCCCGGCAAATGTGAGGCTGCCGGCGTCGAACTTGATCCACGAAGGCAAAGGGCTGCTATCTGCGGAAGTGGCATAGTAGTTTAGCCCATCCCCAGCATAAGAGAACGTGTCCTTGGCGAATGTGAAGGAGAAGTCGGAAGCGGGAGAGGCCACGACGGCAGATGGCGATGATGTATCACCGAAATTCTTAATTTGCTCTGATAGCGGGATATTGAGCTTGGGTGTAGGCCTCTTCGTCACCACGAGAGTGGCCGTCATCGTAGCAGACCCAGAATCGTCCGTTGCAACGATGTCCACCGGGATGCCCACAACTTCTCCTGCCGGAACATCTTTGTCTTCGGGAGTTCCAGAGAGCCGGCCGGTGCTAGCATCGATCGAAAGCCATGCCGGCGAGTTCAGGAGGCTGTAAGATAGTCGGGATTGCGAAGAAAACGTTTGAGGTGAAAGAGTGTACGAAAACGGCTCCGATATCCTCGTCGCAGGTGGTAGCTGAGAGTTGAATGGGAAGTAAACGACTGGTACGGCTCCTGCAAGCGCAGCTAGACTCAGGAACACAGACAACATCACGTACATTGCCATGACTGATGCGTTGTACGAAAGGAGCGGCATCTGCGAGCCAGAGGAGCGGAAAACAAAAACAAAATCAATCAGAGAAGACCATGTCAAACAGAAGGTTATCTCATCAGAAACGAGAGAAGCCTAGGACGATAACTTTACCCGTAGAGGATATCCTGGGCGCGAATCTCGTGGTCCATGGCTCTCGTTTTCTGGTGCTACGTGTCTCCCTTCGTGCCAGTGATCACGCCCTGAGAAGGGATTCGCGGGTGGGCGCGTCCTCCCCGAACTGCCGCCCTTCCATGTGGTCGGTCAACGGAGGGTACTACTTCACTCGAAGAAGCAATCGTTTCAGCGTGGCAAAGGTTCACTTGCCATACTTGGAGTGTCAGAAGGCGACTAATCGAGGACTGCATTCCAGCGGCGGGTTGAAGCGCCTCAAGGGTGTTGGGGATAGGTTAGGCCCTGAGGCATAGAGGGAGGCGGGATGAGACATGTCCACTCGGAACGTGTGGTTCGACGAGGTCCGGAATGTATTAGGTTTGTTCTGCGGGTTAGTTCGAGGGTTGATTAAACAGTCCATTGCTTTACATTGGACAATACTTTCGTCAAGCTGATTCGGTCTTGTGCTTGACAGGAGGATAAGATGGTGTAATCGGGAGTACTTGGGAGAGGCAGGAGGGCAGGACATGTGGTTCCCTTTTGTTAGGTAAGCCCTGCTTGGGTATCCCGCAATATCGGAGCGTAACGAAGGCTTCTTCCGATTTCCACCCACACAAGCCACGCTTCTACCCAGTCAAGTGGGTGACAAAATTGATTTCCGCCTCACACATCCGACAAGCAGTTCCACCGCTATTATCACTAGCATTAATATCTATTAGGCAGAGTATATTCCTCTGAGTATATACCTCAGAagaactttaatataaagggtagtaattATGATATGAGCAGTGAAAGGGGTACTTATGAAGATGAAAAGCAGGAAATCGATTTTGTCACCCACATGCCAGTGAGGCTCAAATCAACCGTCGTTGCCAAACAGATTGGAAAGAGCGGAGAGTGCAGGACCCTGAACATGGTTGAAGCGGAAAGCGCGCAGCGAAGAAGGGGCAACCCCGCTTGAGGCAAAACGCACCTCCCCTTATCGGAAAGTCTAGATTGTCGTCGGCCTCAGCAAAACGGACGTtgaaataaaataaaaataaaatcccATGCAAAAAAGGCCAGCGATACCGCTCTTCCGTGCCTGCCATTtttacttctagcctccagTCTTTACCTTAGGGAGATCTGCACCGTTTCCCGACAATCACTGCCTGCCTAAGTAGAAAGAGCACCGCTTAGCCGCTTGTGTCGGCCTACTGCCAATAAGCTCAACCTACTTTGCCTCGCCTTATTACTTCAAGCTGTTTCCGTGCGCTCCCTGGGCTGCTTCTCACACACAATAGCATTATGCGGATTCTCAACAACCCCCTCATACCAGAGAAGATGGAGTCACTCGACCGCTCTCCCTCGCCTGAGTTTTCGCCCTTGGCCATTGGCGAAGACTTCACACCGCTCCCCACCTACAAGGCCGCAACTACGTCAGCCTATGACATGTCCGGCCTCCTGTCAACTCCCCTTCAACTCCATGAAGATCTCGCCTCGGGATGCGGCGGTCAAACCTGGCCTGCAGGCATGGTGCTTACAAAACACATGCTGCGCTACCACCGAGAGAACCTCAAGGGCGCGAGAATGTTAGTCATTAAGCCACTTCTATTGCGTACCTACTGCCACGTCTGCTCCTCTTCTCGGCCTCGTGGTCTGTCATGTTCTACTACTGGTTCATACCATGCTACATGATATCTAGTCCTAGTCCAAGCGCCGTCATCGCACGAGGAGACATCATTGCTATGGACTGAGCTGACTCGGGGCTTTTCGGAGCAAATAGACTTGAGCTGGGCGCCGGCGGCGGACTCGTCGGACTGGCTGTGGCTTTAGGTTGTGGATTGCAGGAAACGCTGTACCTCACAGACCAAGACGAGATGTTCGAGCTGATGGGACGGAACACCAAGTTGAATGGCCTCGAAGACAAAGTTAAGCCCATGATCCTGAACTGGTGAGTAATTTACCCCCAGCTCGCTTGATCCCAGCCGTGCGCATCCATCCCCAGAGGTCCTGTCCGGGAACGCCACGGGGGCCAGAATGTCTATGTGCACGGTAGGAAGCCTAGGGTGCTTCGAGATCTTCGAGATGCTCAAGACCCTCGAATGGATTCAAACTCACATGGTCCACATGAACATCCGAAGGTGTTCTTTTGCAGGAAACTCGAAGGGACTCGAGCTACCGTTCGGCTGATGTACGGATGACTGATCGATACCATAGGGGCGAACCGCTACCGCAAGAGGTTGTCGATTTCAAGCCCAATGTCATTCTGGCAGCCGATTGCGTCTACTTCGAGCCGGCATTTCCACTCTTGCTGGAGACTCTGACCAACCTGTTAGCGTTGGAACCAGACGCGATTATCTACTTCTGCTTCAAGAAGAGGAGACGTGCGGACATGCAATTTCTCAAGAAGGCACAAAAGGCGTTCTTGGTAACGGAAATCGTCGACGAAGATCGCCCCGTCTTCAGCAGAGAGGGCCTATTCCTCTACACTTTTGCAAGCAAGAAGCCGACTTCAAACGGGAACCGAAAGTGATTAGATTTGATGTGATCTTCGAATGGGCGACCCCATTTCTGGAGCGATAGAGCATCGCGCCTCGGCCGCGGGACACCAAATGTTCCTCAGCGCGAGAGCTCCTCATCAGTTGAAGAGACTCTGCTTCTGCTGGACGATGGCACATCTGCCAAAGCCAAAGCACTCGAGCCATGAGTCAACATTAGAGGGAACATAGTAGCAAGCAAAGTTTAAGGTGGCCGTCGGAGATGATACAAACATATCGGAGACCGTCATTCTGCCATTCAAGTGGCTCACCCAGCGGCACAATGACAGACCGCAGAAGAGCTAGACGATGGCCAAGCTTGCGAGTGGTTCCCTGATCGCATTACGTACCCCGGCAAGCAAAGACCAGCTTGCGGCATTTCGAATGGGTGATGTTGAGCGACGGTAATTGTGCCCCGGAACTTACGTCAATATCAACGACGGGAAGCAGGGAGCTCCATCCGTGTCGTCAATGAGATGGACAATATTAGGATCAATAGAAAGCAATTCATTTATGCACCATTAATAGTTCATACGCCATGATGATCGTTAGAAACGGTGGAGACGATGGAGCGGGACTTAAAAACAACCCGGACTGCGATATTCGACTGCTTGTTCTAGGCCATCACTCTGCACAAATATCACTCGACTTGCCCGAGACCATCAGGAATAATGAGATACAACAGTTGCTGCGGCCGATGTTAGTCTCTCTGGTGACCTGGTCAAGTATCACAACTTCAACGTCCAACACACTGGCAACGGGAATGAAAAAGGTGTGAGGGGTTTTCTTCCCACCTTGACCTTTAGCCAGCTGAAGGCTCCTGCACGCCCTTTAAGGGCTTATCCAGTGAGATGCCAGAGTGGAGTACTTCTGCAGATTTGGCGCTCGTGGAACGTGGTCCGACGTGTAAGAATATCCACCGACTAATTACTGCAGGTTGGTTGGCAAGTCCGGAAGTGGCAGAATAGGCCCTCATAGAAGATGTATGTCGTGTCAGAGCTGAGAGGAGAGGGAGGGATTGAAGGGAACCAACAAACACAGTTCCAGGGCAATGGCTTGCTAGAGCTGGCTGCTGGCCCAGTGGGTGAGTGGTTAAAGTGATGTGGCATTGCCTGAGCTGCTGATCGTCCGGGATCAGAGCCGGGCCAGGGGGCCAGACGGGCTGTGAGGGTTGCGCTGAGAGAGGAGGCTCAGGGCAAAGTCTAATTGTGATTGGCGCGTACCTTGCAGCTGCAAGGAACCCGTGCAGGCTGGGTTTGCTCGGAGCCGTGGGCGCTAGACGTCGAGTGATtcgataaactaataataaccccccctagttaaggtaagagtcccgtatataatattaagtacttagttattaatagatccCCAGGAAAatttctaactaattaagggctagaaatatttcactatataatcgctttattactaatttaaatattacgagttttatataataagggaatatattactttacgctttactaaattattttaaaaatatttcttaattatatctcctcttaattatactaaaattcgcttattataaccgactttataaaattattcctataaaacttatctatcgtatataataataatattatcttaatacttttaccttagtaaagcgaatttaatttattataaaatatctaaaaaaatttagattataataacgtatttactttatatcctaatttttataaatattaagctcctatttataaaaagtcgattaaacgagtaagtattatataaattaaacctctatactaaatattaatataatacttaagttataaataataattccgataattatattattatttataatagcttaaatatctatattaaaacttaaaataaccgaggtattattataatataatagctttaatatacggCCGGCATACCTAAGTTttctttaactattaataatagagttacgcttattattttaactaaagccttatttataaaaaaaattgaGTAGCTATaggatatagtatatttaactttctattttttaatattaagaattattaaagaatagtaaatttaatataatacttaacgaggtattattagttttttaataactagtattattttaagaaatatacctatatattatagctaactagtcgtaataagtatattagtaaaagttaaggctacgagtactaagtaaataatattatagttataaatagcttccctaaagctatatttataagtcgtaaagtaggtaaggctttagtaattaattatagttttattaaaaggggttcttaataaaaatagctaaaagcgatcgcaaaatttaatattaagttaattattaaaaaagttatagaaGTCTATCTTAGAGCCcggcttaagtttatattatatataagtccgcttataaatatatcctttattaataattattcttattcgttagataattacttagtaaatattaataagcgattacttagagtaattataataattactttattacgtaattactacttcttatttatatataacttatttatagttcttttattttataagagttattttatattcttatatttttatatatataatatattatagccgctataagcctacggggcgggccctagtcttagttatatatattaagtcgtaatattaggtctcttttttaaaagttttatttttttaaatttataagtaagttattatagcctAAGTTAGggctcgttaagtaatttttttaaaaatactaaaatatttactaaatcttcaatatatcgttaactaaagcttatttttaaaattaaagagcgaggatttaaaatcgtaatattttacttattttatcgTTCGTTGgggtaaaagtataaaatattaaaaagtaaattaagatattacgAGTATATACGTCGTAGTCGTTCTTACgacgtaactattaatattatatataattataagtttttttttcttttttattaatatttctttatattaatcgtacttatagtaaatcgttttttatttaaaactaatagaTTAGAACGTAAAGAGGAAGTAGaggagcttcttttttaaaaatggGTAAAAGCtttacgttatatataagctaaaatagattagtttttattaaaattaaatcgtttttttttaaaaaaaaaggatagtatttaaaaaggggaAAGCGATTTTTAATCctcctaatattattaataagaataaatcGGCCGCTACGtgaaaagtataatttaataatacttttaaagtaattaactagaacgttataatagctaagagttctagttttaattttaattttagtattttaaaaagaattcttAAGAGttctagaggtttataataggttcttatatatatttttttatatttatagtttttttatttaataaagaattctcgtattttatttttaattttataattaataactcgtTCGATTTCGtactttaattagtttagtttgataataatataatcttctatatat
Proteins encoded in this region:
- a CDS encoding polarity establishment/cellular polarization — protein: MPLLSYNASVMAMYVMLSVFLSLAALAGAVPVVYFPFNSQLPPATRISEPFSYTLSPQTFSSQSRLSYSLLNSPAWLSIDASTGRLSGTPEDKDVPAGEVVGIPVDIVATDDSGSATMTATLVVTKRPTPKLNIPLSEQIKNFGDTSSPSAVVASPASDFSFTFAKDTFSYAGDGLNYYATSADSSPLPSWIKFDAGSLTFAGKTPPFESLVQPPQKFDFSLVGSDIIGFSAVSVVFSIVVGAHRLTTDTPTIEINATRGTNVSYTALAGSIRLDGNSTTPSELNLTVSGLPSWLSVDNNTFEIQGNPPEDAKSSNSTLTFRDVYSDTLDIILSVFVVTRIFRNTSLSIEATPGKNFTFDVEPYLWTPSDIDLSIDSSADWVNVDGLVISGMPPKTTSPENITVNVKAASKSSEETETVTADLEVLPLPATTTTDSPTSSTKPTSPAPTSDPQQGLKAGYIALAILLPLLFLAIVVLLIICCRRRQKRESIHENFKNSISEPVPGSFVMNGGAHSRDGSSVGDLKKPEDNRRSRGYFNSAVQKMRQSRTLSTITGSRMSQSNTNNRSSYWRGSERSPTPRSPSVTSSWLTEGVLFHPQHTHQGSTSTYDGPSDVLSGSSGFLQGQRDDSFRSVLDVTIPSINAETSSIQATPDLAYTSPWGEPSRLTLDRSQLLPGASGSDSLASIPEQPTPLGSNPTNGNRFSPSQRPRKAFPIMSDLGSQSSLRSSRSGSGRGRFVRQDSRPDSRHGSVSRPISRKSDSSPFFGGRSVVPSRNRYILDSDDSDSLESARGTENWRTIPPPRDSLGIAYEELTRSSPFMRHTPSLSPRPLSIIKKDSSGPVNRDSRVGKQTPLSRQSSSSSNIMAGRWNRDSLMQRRASGNRPDYASSRASSEVLGKGKGLARYSSGPESEGSGWVTEAGTVGNKGPRSRRDSSSEDFRVFM